GGGACGAAAACGGCAACCTGCTCCGCGATGCCAACCGACGTATCCTGGTAAGCAACCCGGGTGACACAGCGGGCTTTTTTATTGATAGCAGCTTGTATACCGCTTCGACTAGTGCTCAGAGTTATAGTGGCTGGACCAATGCCCCCGGTGGTGCCATCACCATAAACCCTGCTCTCATTCCACGGCCAAGCCCAAGTGTGCTGCAAAACAACACTGGACGTTATGTAGGTACACCGACCGTTCGGGTGTACGTCGAGAACGGTCGTCAGCGTATTAGCATCACCACCACCCATGTGAGCGGGTATGCCCTCGCGGTAGAGCGGCAGTGCTACACCCCACCTCCCCCTGGCGGTGGTGGTGGCGGTGGCGGTGGCGGCGGCGGTGGCGGCGGCGGTGGCGGTGGCGGTGGCGGCGGCGGCGGAGTATGGCTGCCCCGGCTGCAAAAGCTAGCCGACCACCTGCTCAACCTTGGCTCTGTAGCCTATGCCCAAAGCGTTTCTATTTCCCCCATTACCTGCTCGAGCGGAACACCGCGCTACCGCACCTACTGGACTAACAACCCCGGTGACAGCAACATTATCCAGAACCCCAGGCCCAGCCTGCGCCAGAGCGTTACGGTGGTGTACGAGATAGACGACCAGGGCCGGGTCACTGTAGTTTCGGACAACAGCACGGGCATCCAGACCCTTCCCGACGGGGGCCTGACTGCGAGCAACAGCGCCGTACCGCGGGCGGCCATTCCTCCCATCCAGGGGCCGCCCCCTGGGGTTCGCTTCAACGGCGTGCTCTACAGCAACGGCGACCTGGCGGTGCGAAGCGTGGGCGATATCAATAGCGCCAGCGAGGCCAGCAGCAGTCGGGCTGTGGCCAGTTATCAGCAGCTATCAATATCGGCAAGAAACAACATCCGGGTTCAATCCAACCTGCGTTACCAGACCCCCATCCCCGACCCCCTACCTCCCGATCCCGACCAGTGGCCGCGCAACCTGCTGGGTTTGTACGCAGGGCAGGATGTGCGGCTTGACCCTCTGGGCTACCTTGACATTACCAGTACCAGCAACCGCAACCTGGTGATCGATGGCGTGGTGATGGCCCAGAACGGGGAAGTGCGCGGGCACCACGCTGCCTTCGATACCTGCTCAAATCCAGCCAGCCTGCGGGATGGTGGTAGTTTTAGGGTATTTGGCGGTGTGATTCAAAACCGGCTGGGGGCGGTCAACTGCGGAACGGTGAGCGGCACCTTCCGGGGTTACCGCTCCAACCACACCTACGACCAGCGGTTATTAAACGCGGCTTATCGTCCCCCGAGCTTCCCGGATGCAGCCAACACCACGCTCAATACGGTAGTTAATACCATTTTGCAGGGCAGCGGGGCCTCGGCAGGCAACCAGGGTTTCTGGCGCTTGATTGGTCAGTAGATTATGCATAAGAAACACCTCGAGCCCATCCTGTTACAGCGGTCGGGTCTGACTTTTGTAGAGATTCTGGTGGTGATGGCTATTTTTGGCATTTTGCTGACCATTGCTGCGGTCAACCTTAATGGAGCACGTCAACGTGCCCTGGTACGTGAAGCTGCAGCATCGGTGGCCACAGCCTTGTTGCAGGCCCGCAGCGAGGCCCAGCGCTACAACAGCAACGTGGTGGTGGCGCTGGAAACTGGTGGTACGGCTTTCACCATTACCCAGCTTCGCAGTGGTACGCCCGTTAGCCGCACGGTTCGGCTGCCCGCAGGAACATTGGCCGAGGTGCCTGCGGGTGGGCCAAGCACCGTGATCTACCGTGCCCCATTTGGGGTGCTGGACGGTGGGGGGGCGGCATTCTGTTTCCGGCTTGCCAGCCAGGTAGCGCCTTGCAGCACAGCCACGACTTCGGCGCCCCGCAGCATCGTGGGTATAGTAGGGCTGGTTGGAAAGGTGGTGGTGTTCAATTAACAGCCAGAACAAGGTTCGAACCATGCGTGCCCCAGCGGGCGTGACGCTAGTTGAACTTCTGATTTCTATAGTCTTGTTGGGGGCTTTGCTGGCTGCAGTGGCAGGGGCGGTGGCTACTATCTTCGGTGCTACCCGAAGTGCTCAGATGGGTATAAATGCCAATGCCCAGGCGCGCGACACAATGGAAACGCTACGCATTCAGTGGACGAGTGGGCCAACTGCTCAGGCTGCCTACGATGCCAACTGCGTTAGGATTGCGCTC
This is a stretch of genomic DNA from Meiothermus cerbereus DSM 11376. It encodes these proteins:
- a CDS encoding pilus assembly FimT family protein; its protein translation is MHKKHLEPILLQRSGLTFVEILVVMAIFGILLTIAAVNLNGARQRALVREAAASVATALLQARSEAQRYNSNVVVALETGGTAFTITQLRSGTPVSRTVRLPAGTLAEVPAGGPSTVIYRAPFGVLDGGGAAFCFRLASQVAPCSTATTSAPRSIVGIVGLVGKVVVFN
- a CDS encoding prepilin-type N-terminal cleavage/methylation domain-containing protein, yielding MRAPAGVTLVELLISIVLLGALLAAVAGAVATIFGATRSAQMGINANAQARDTMETLRIQWTSGPTAQAAYDANCVRIALPDGASVTVGAVDPATNTYTPQPVLVVPPAGPCPGGSYNQPLKRVQVTVARNGRELSRLTLDLPRP